In the Malus domestica chromosome 16, GDT2T_hap1 genome, one interval contains:
- the LOC139193167 gene encoding uncharacterized protein: MIGFIEQLENLGTPLDGEFAQDFVLASLSDSFAQFVMNYNMNKMDSTLSELLNMLVTAEKTMKKESGVGIAAVAYNKPSSSKAMPQGKGKGKEKKSPTPKPKGGVRKKKAKEPKGTCHHCGKEGHWRRNCKLYLASLKDKPQGMVYVLIFNSKC; encoded by the coding sequence atgataggattcattgaacaattggagaaccttggaactccacttgacggggaatttgCCCAAGACTtcgtattggcttctctttctgattcatttgcTCAGTttgtaatgaactacaatatgaataagatggatagtactctttctgagttactaaacatgttagtaactgctgagaagactatgaagaaagagagcgGTGTAGGGattgctgcagtagcctacaacaagccatcatcTTCCAAGGCcatgccgcaaggcaaaggcaaagggaaggagaagaagtcacccactcctaagccgaaaggaggagtgaggaaaaagaaggcaaaggagcccaaagggacttgccaccactgtggaaaggaggggcattggagaaGGAATTGCAagttataccttgcaagtcttaaggacaagccacaaggtatggtttatgtccttatcttcaattctaaatgttag
- the LOC139192871 gene encoding uncharacterized protein, which yields MKRFVPPEYIDRKKQEFTRLKQRNMSAHEYYRKFTDLSRYDTDTAGNQGEMLRRFKLGSKKKWRTFANALPCADYHEYFEILVRMEDSDNLPDSEDDEDKNEGQKRNDKGKGISIPGPRQTQSFKKSGASSSSSSGGYSFTGPRRGGGRFSGGPRFQGQRDAGGSGAPWCRRCNSRHHGECRRGSGACFTCGQMGHRASQCPQGQQRPQQTNMPPPAPVQQSFGPGGYGQSSRGGAYHYQGDAAPYASGPYQYSQEPYPQAGYSQDFGGYSSYSSMPTGGSQWHQGGQPRQGEIATGGAGSSRQPSQPGQGRNPQGRGNQGNRGRGGRQQAQGRVNHMSLQEAQNHPDLIMGETYPEDDRIQGRHGGYDPSTYQ from the exons ATGAAGAGATTcgttcctcctgagtatattgACCGTAAGAAGCAGGAATTCACCAGGTTGAAACAGAGAAATATGTCGGCACatgaatattatagaaagtttactgatttgtctcgttatgacactgatacagctggtaatcagggagagatgcttcgacgtttcaagttgggatctaagaagaagtggcgtacctttgccaatgcacttccctgcgctgattatcatgagtatttcgagattttGGTTAGGATGGAGGACTCTGATAATCTTCCTGACAGTGAGGATGACGAGGACAAGAATGAGGGTCAGAAGAGGAATGATAAGGGTAAGGGTATTTCTATTCCTGGACCTCGACAGACACAGAGTTTTAAGAAGAGTGGAgcgagttcgagttcttctagtGGGGGATATAGTTTTACTGGCCCGAGGAGAGGTGGTGGAAGATTTTCTGGTGGGCCCAGATTTCAGGGTCAGAGGGATGCTGGTGGATCTGGCGCTCCATGGTGCCGCCGTTGTAACTCCCGTCACCATGGTGAGTGTAGGAGAGGTTCTGGTGCTTGTTTTACGTGTGGGCAGATGGGACATCGGGCTTCTCAGTGCCCCCAGGGTCAGCAGAGACCGCAGCAGACTAATATGCCACCTCCAGCACCAGTTCAGCAGAGTTTTGGACCGGGTGGTTATGGCCAGTCGAGTCGTGGTGGTGCCTACCACTATCAGGGGGATGCTGCTCCGTATGCTTCCGGACCTTATCAGTATTCTCAGGAGCCATATCCTCAGGCAGGGTATTCTCAGGATTTTGGAGGTTATTCTTCTTATTCCTCTATGCCAACTGGTGGATCGCAGTGGCATCAGGGAGGTCAGCCCCGTCAGGGGGAAATTGCTACTGGTGGTGCAGGATCATCCAGGCAGCCTAGTCAGCCAGGCCAGGGACGTAATCCTCAGGGACGAGGTAATCAGGGCAATAGAGGCCGAGGTGGACGTCAGCAAGCTCAGGGGCGAGTTAATCATATGTCCCTGCAGGaggctcagaaccatccagacttgataatgg gtgagacgtatcccgaggacgaccgcatccagggacgccacgggggttacgacccgtcgacttatcagtga